From the Colletotrichum lupini chromosome 1, complete sequence genome, the window CAAGAAGCTGTTTGAGGCCACTCGCTAAACGCGGGCGATACTCTGCTAGGTCTTCTAGCGTGTAGTTCATGGTTGGCCGAGTATGGGCAGATGAACCTGACGACGAGCTAGGGGCGGAAGCAAGAAGCTTTCGGAAGGCGAAAGGCGGCAGCGCCACGTCGAGAATGGTGGAGTTGTATATGGCCAGACCCATTACAACGCCAACCAGGAAGAATTGGTCAGAAGTCTCGAAGGCGTTAGGGTTGAAGTAGCAGAATTGAGAGTCCTCGTCGTAGATAAACATCCCTATAATGTGGTGTTAGAAACAGACTCAGACCTGACGGAGACCGATACGTACCATGCTCGGGGTTGAACACCTCACGCACGAGGAGAAGAAACCATTCTTTCTTCAAGCCACCTGCGTCGAGCCCCTCCTCGCCTTTGAAAACGATGCGTAACCCCTTCTTGATGTCTTCGCTCCCGCTTCCAATGACTTCGCTCACAGCCTTCAAACTGTCGTCAACCAGGCACTCCCTTCGAACATCAAGCACCAAGAACTGCGTAACGTTCCTCCTTGTCATGATGCTATCGAAGAAGGCATCCCGTGCCTTGGTCATCTGTTGTCTCCGTGCGTCATGCTCCAGGATCTGGGACTTGGCCCACATGCTCAGCAAGAATGGATACTGGCAGAATGAGAACTTTCCCCTCTTCGATTCCCATGCTTCGAACTCGGCTACCAAGTCGGTGTAGTCAATCATGGTGTTGTAAAAGTCACTCGTAGGGATGATTTGTCCATGTGCCTGTATACCCCCTCTGTGAGTACTGCTACTCATGTTTCCCATCTGATCCGGTCGCCGAATGTGCGTCATATTATTTGCCGCAAATACTAGAGAGATAACTCTGGCGGCGGCCCGGATTTGCCAGTCTTCATTATATACCATCTTTTTCTGTTGCTCCTTCTGTTGCTTTGAGGAACTACGCTGCGTTCCTAGCGCTGCGTGCAGCGAGGCTGCTGAATGACCGGCACTCATGTTCGGAATCAGCCCGGCTGTTATGTCCACTCTGACCTCGTGTTTCTTCTCATTCTGGCGAATGAGTCTGTAAGTTAGGAAACCAGCGGCAAGGTCCTTGATCTTGATGAATCTAGCCTCGGAATACCGCGCGAACCAAGTAGTTAAGTGGTTTTGGCATGATGTCGATGAATTCGAAATCAAGCCCAGGATTCGCTTGATAATGACGGAGTGTTGACCAGATACGGGACCGGTTTTCAAGGTTGATCTGTCTTCCCTAATAATCTCGTCGCGTTTCAGCGACGGACGTCTGCCATTGTTTCCTCGGCCATGGAAGGCATTCGACTCTCCGTAGAGCAGCGGGTTCTCCAAGATGATGAGAAGATATCTCAGGTCTTCTGGATCAGTCATCGGCCGCCCAGGACGCTTGAGTAGTGTTTCGATGGCTTTCAATAGGGTCCTGTGGGTGTGGTCTTGGCCGAAGAGTAATTGGGACTCGATGGCCCGGAGCTCTGTTGCTGATAGCGGGTCTGCCTCTGAATCTCGGGTCATCTCTTCATAAATGGACATCCAGGATTCCGCAGCATTGATCACCGATCTGTACCACTCCGTAACTTGATTCCATTCCACCTGCGGCGAGCGAGACGTGATGAAAGAAGGGGCATCCTCCATCCGCTGTGAAGCCGATCGCTTGTGGCGTGTCCCTCCCTGACTTTGGTTCCCAGTCCACCACGTCCCGTTCTCGGCGAAGTCACCGAGCAACAAAAGCTTAGGATCGAGATCACATACGGGAGATTCGGAATGTTGCTCTGCGAACTTGGGCTCGGGCCTGGGGATTGGCGGCCGCCGTGATGCCGACTCACTCCCTGAGCGAGTGGCTACGACAGGCCGACGAGAAAGGAACGAAGAGTTGACGCAGTGAAATGAACTGAAGCAGGTGGTAATGTAGTCTTCCAGCGGCCTGAATATCCTCTTTGGATCATCGGCATCAAGGAACCTGGGGCCCGCCGGCCGCGGAGCACTGGCGTCTGCCGTGAGCTGGCGCATGGTGGGCCTCTCGGGGTAAGAAGACGAAAATGACCGGGCTGTCGGGGGCAGGCGCAGCGGATGCACGTTGGGATTTTGGCGGAGCGTAGGCTGCTCGGGGAAGAGGTAGCCAGAGCCATTACCTTGGCTTCTCTCCCGCCTGTGCTGTGGGCCTCCTGTCGTTCTCGAAGTGCAAGGCCGTTCACTCTGTTCCCGAAACGGACTGGGGGTTGCGTGCCTCTCGGCGACGACCTCGCGATGCTCATCTTCTGAGCTCGAGGACCTCCTAATCGCCCTCGCTAGATGTGCATGGATGGATTGCCGGATCAGTCTCTTGGTCTGGTCGAGTGAGATGGGCCTGGTCTCGTATCGTTCCGCCGGGCGTGTGGTCTGTTTCTGAGGCGACGTCGACTCTTGGGACGGGCGCTGTAGCCATTTGGGGCCGCTATTGGATCTGGCCGGTAGCTGGTCCGGGTGGATGTCATTGATGGTGACACAGACTGTGCACTTGAAGACCTTCAGCTCGCGTGGCCAGCGCACGAGAGAGCCGCAGGTCATGCAATTGCCAGTCGCAAAGTCCCTGCTGCCACCACTGGTGCCTCCCCTCTTGTGTGTAGTGTTATTGTTGCCGGGCGGCTTCGTCATGACGGGCGCATCGTCTTCGGAATCGGTGTCATGGGAGGTGTCGGGGCGCTTCTTCTTGCTGGAGAATAGCGAAGGAAATGGGTGGCTCATGGAGCGGGAATGTGTCGGACGGCGCGGGCGTCTTGGGTGGAAATCGGATTCGGAAGAGCTCGAGTCGGCATGGAGGTGGGAGTTATCCAAAATCACATAGCTGTCGGGCAGTCGTCCCAGCTGGCCAGGTGGTGCAGTGTGCGAGGGGCTGTGTATTCGGGAGACAAGGTCGGCGGAAGTTTGACGGAGAGTaggagggcgaggaggtGGAGCATGACGTTGCGACGACCAAGGAGCCATGTTTGCGAGCGATGCCGTCTAAACTCTGCGACAACAGCAAGGGCACCTGGCCAGCTTGGTCTGCAAGCAGCAAATCGGCATGGAGAAATGAGGATGTACGAGAAGGCAAGGTTAGGTTTTCCTCACGGTCTGTcctttctctctttctctctttcgAAATGGTTTCTGCCACGCGCCCAGGGAAGGTAGTTGAAGTAAAAGTGAGACGATGAAAGACGAGGGGGGTGGGAAAGTAAGGTGCGGCTGGAAGTGGGAGGGAGAGAGGGGAGAGCCTGCACTTTGAATTGAGTTGAAGGCGTGTCTCGTCCAACAAGTGTGGATGTAAGTCAAAGGGACGAGACAGGACACGGCATGACACTTGCTGCAGGAGAGGACAGGCTTCACGATgcaggtagtaataataaggcgcGCAAAGAGGAAGTGTCCGACGCACCCATGCTGGGATCATGCTCTTGTGATAGGTTCTAGCTGTAGAATGCTTCAGTACGAACATAACAAGAGGCCATAGAGCTAGAGCAACGCCGACAAGGCGGAGGGCCCAGCAGCTGGGAACCTCGATACCACAGATTAAGTGTGGACTAAGTGAAAGTGACAACGGCTTCGTTGTTTTTGTTATGGTTATGGTGTCAATAGGTCAGCTACGGTACTTGGAGCTTGGTGTGCTTAGGTCCGGCTGGAGGTAGTGTAATTGACCGTCTTTAGTGTCCCAGCCGACAATTTGCGCCGAGCACACGCACATACACACATACATGAGAAGAGGTATCAGACGACGGTACGGACATGTAAAGGGCATTCGGAGGTGATGGTCTTTGAACTGAGCGCCGCGCTGTGCGTTCCTCCAGAAATCCATCCTGGCCGCAGGCCACAGTACTACGTAAGAGAGACTGAGAGATTGTGTGCTGGGACGCGACTTCGACTCGAGCTCGGTCGAGGGAGGGAATTGAGCCTGAACAATGTAACGGCAGCAGTGTCCCGAACCAAGACATTCCCTAATAATTATGCCAGGTTCCATGTTCTCTCATCTCAATCTTGTCAGGTCTCGTATTCGACAGTCGACGCTGGGAGCACATGGAGCCGAGAGCGAATCAGCAGGCTGCGTATGTCAGGGCAAACATATTAGTACACCAAAAGTGATTAAACTGCTGATCCCTGGTGAAGCGCCGGGTGGCTGACTGAGTGCCCTTTCAAGTTTCCCACGGATTCgtatctctctctctctctaacATTGATCCCGAATAGTAACCTTCTAGAGAAGAAACGAGTTTACAGTTGTACTCTGATACACGGTTCACTGCTCTTTACTTGACTTGCAGGTAGGTTTGTACTCGTGTCAAAAGATGAAGGTGGCCAGCTTCCATGTCTAATTATTGTACTACATATCAGTATGAACCtaaggcaaggtaccttGATGCATGAACTGCTAAAGAGCCTGCGGTGATTAAGGTCCCAGAAACGTCAAACATGATCAGCCACGCTGTCAATCTAACATAAGGTAACAGAATCATCAGCCTGGACAGCTGTGGGGTGACATGAAATGTTGCAATTTCCTAACGACAACCCCTGCTTCAAATGTTTTTTATTGAGGTATGGATAACAGAGGCGTATTTTAAGGGTCCTGGGCTGAGTGCCTGAAGCAGGGGGCCCTTTTTGCCGGGTCAGCACTCAGCTCCAGACTCCAGTGTAACCCAAGTCGCCAAACCAAACAAAACCAAGCCGACCGCGGCTGTGAGAATCCCTGCAGGGGAACACTCCAGTCTCCAGCGTGCATGCCCTCCCGCTCTTGCCCTGCCTTAGCACACCACTCAAGCTGCAGCTAGCGGTCCAAGGTCGCACTTCCCCGAGACCGGCCCTCGGCGGGGGGAACTTCGGGAGACGGATGGTTTGTTCCTTCCTGTGTTCCACTCcgtacctacctaggtaggtaagcacgtaaggtaggtacctgaGGTAGGTAGGTCCCAATCCACCCAGGTCGTTTCCTTCCGAGTCCCGTCGGTGCCATCCAGCGCCAAGCCCGGCGACCTTAACTTCGAATGTGGGGGAAGGAAGTAATCGCGGATCCCCGTTTCGTCAATGACAAGCACCTGCCATTGGATCTTTGCTCCAGGCCTTTGCTGTTGCACACTTGCATCTTCATCAACCTTACACTACCCTCGACCTTCACCACGCAGCTTCAGCAGATGACAACTGGCACAACACACCGCCTCGGCCGTTTCAGCATCTCGTTGCATCCATGACACGCCCTCAAACCCGACTCTTCAACCTCGCTGTCCACGCCCGGACAACCGGGATCCCCAAGCTCCACTCGGAGGAAGCTTCAAGCTCCGGACCTGACCGCCGCCGTGACGTCAATTCTTGCCTTGTCCGTTCTCGCGGGCTACCTTACACACAATGTCTGCGCATTCGGAACCACAAGCGATCAAGCGCAGCGCAGCATTGGCTGGTGCCCGTAGCCTTGGTCGTTGTCCTCTTCAAAAGCTGTTTCTTGAACCTGACCAGGTTGTTCTCCTGACCAATGGTATGGACCACTTGCCTACGGACGGACCGGTGAAGGGAACCTGA encodes:
- a CDS encoding HECT-domain-containing protein — encoded protein: MAPWSSQRHAPPPRPPTLRQTSADLVSRIHSPSHTAPPGQLGRLPDSYVILDNSHLHADSSSSESDFHPRRPRRPTHSRSMSHPFPSLFSSKKKRPDTSHDTDSEDDAPVMTKPPGNNNTTHKRGGTSGGSRDFATGNCMTCGSLVRWPRELKVFKCTVCVTINDIHPDQLPARSNSGPKWLQRPSQESTSPQKQTTRPAERYETRPISLDQTKRLIRQSIHAHLARAIRRSSSSEDEHREVVAERHATPSPFREQSERPCTSRTTGGPQHRRERSQGNGSGYLFPEQPTLRQNPNVHPLRLPPTARSFSSSYPERPTMRQLTADASAPRPAGPRFLDADDPKRIFRPLEDYITTCFSSFHCVNSSFLSRRPVVATRSGSESASRRPPIPRPEPKFAEQHSESPVCDLDPKLLLLGDFAENGTWWTGNQSQGGTRHKRSASQRMEDAPSFITSRSPQVEWNQVTEWYRSVINAAESWMSIYEEMTRDSEADPLSATELRAIESQLLFGQDHTHRTLLKAIETLLKRPGRPMTDPEDLRYLLIILENPLLYGESNAFHGRGNNGRRPSLKRDEIIREDRSTLKTGPVSGQHSVIIKRILGLISNSSTSCQNHLTTWFARYSEARFIKIKDLAAGFLTYRLIRQNEKKHEVRVDITAGLIPNMSAGHSAASLHAALGTQRSSSKQQKEQQKKMVYNEDWQIRAAARVISLVFAANNMTHIRRPDQMGNMSSSTHRGGIQAHGQIIPTSDFYNTMIDYTDLVAEFEAWESKRGKFSFCQYPFLLSMWAKSQILEHDARRQQMTKARDAFFDSIMTRRNVTQFLVLDVRRECLVDDSLKAVSEVIGSGSEDIKKGLRIVFKGEEGLDAGGLKKEWFLLLVREVFNPEHGMFIYDEDSQFCYFNPNAFETSDQFFLVGVVMGLAIYNSTILDVALPPFAFRKLLASAPSSSSGSSAHTRPTMNYTLEDLAEYRPRLASGLKQLLEFDGDVETTFQLDFVVDIEKYGTVMQVPLCSGGERKSVTNANRAEYVTLYVRYLLETAVARQFEPFKRGFYTVCGGNALSLFRPEEIELLVRGSDTALDVDALRGVAEYDNWGSKNPDGVEPVIGWFWDAFKNATPDEQRKLLSFITGTDRVPAMGAALLPIKITCLGDDENRYPIARTCFNMLALRRYGSRERLEHMLWTAVHESEGFGLK